Proteins encoded together in one Anopheles darlingi chromosome 3, idAnoDarlMG_H_01, whole genome shotgun sequence window:
- the LOC125955023 gene encoding uncharacterized protein LOC125955023 has translation MEIRWKRSTSMLVTVLMPLALALIAVSAAIGMVRAAEPPPLEVESVGRGSFAGIESGTQPDDAGHDHYHFRLPDELITTRATGGGGGGAAAAAGQQPAKQQRPQGKETKKYRKKYVSEDDYRKSMPRAEEQQQQPGAAAPDATDTATDPVAQQTSGTSKSSEPHSRKKRLIWVTDDGRLALPPGTSLTIAPTIALPFVRYPPTGFLSNISISLPITIDFDKLGLTDNQNPLGVLPPLFARSMGQAAGSVLADYVSDYMRVQRRKRSISSSANENFKITTNRLDGDEEPSIPQLPAEHKHAFHGGERALLYVVVEDFIANFGLDGRACMLRAICEVHSKSIEKFGLVGEMLKLFFTASASPYSQHLDEYVMAEKVGRGQDGPGECFPYFKDCPRSLFRSAHNFQHKYQEPEQQHSNSERTTNRPEEHDSDERFGNEIYNDTHEAEYLVREPRASRSRSSSSGSSSSSNTKENTIVQLEQHDLAEMAM, from the exons ATGGAAATTCGGTGGAAGCGAAGTACCAGCATGCTGGTGACGGTGCTGATGCCTCTGGCGCTAGCCCTGAtagcagtatcagcagcaatcGGGATGGTACGAGCTGCAGAACCACCGCCACTGGAGGTGGAAAGCGTTGGTCGGGGTTCCTTTGCCGGTATAGAAAGCGGCACGCAACCTGACGACGCTGGCCACGATCACTACCACTTTCGATTGCCAGACGAGCTAATTACGACGCGTgctaccggtggtggaggtggtggtgctgctgctgctgcaggacagCAAccagcgaagcagcagcgaccacagggcaaggaaacgaaaaagtaCCGGAAGAAGTATGTGTCCGAAGACGATTATCGAAAATCGATGCCACGcgccgaggagcagcagcagcagccgggggCCGCAGCCCCGGACGCCACGGATACGGCCACGGACCCGGTGGCCCAGCAAACCAGTGGCACGTCCAAATCCAGCGAACCGCACAGCAGAAAGAAGCGTTTGATCTGGGTTACGGATGATGGTCGGCTCGCTCTGCCGCCCGGTACGTCGCTGACCATCGCACCAACCATCGCGCTACCATTTGTGCGCTATCCGCCGACCGGCTTTCTGTCCAACATTTCCATCAGCTTGCCCATAACGA TTGACTTCGATAAACTGGGGCTCACGGATAATCAGAATCCGCTCGGTGTCCTACCGCCACTGTTTGCCCGTTCGATGGGTCAAGCGGCCGGTTCGGTGCTGGCCGACTACGTATCGGATTATATGCGGGTGCAGCGGCGCAAACGGAGCATCTCGAGTTCGGCGAACGAAAACTTCaagatcaccaccaacaggctAGACGGAGACGAGGAACCGTCGATACCGCAGCTTCCGGCTGAGCATAAGCATGCCTTCCACGGGGGAGAGAG GGCGCTGCTGTACGTGGTGGTTGAGGACTTTATCGCGAACTTCGGGCTGGACGGTAGAGCTTGTATGCTGCGTGCCATATGTGAGGTGCACTCCAAGTCGATCGAAAAGTTTGGTCTCGTCGGAGAGATGCTGAAGCTCTTCTTTAC TGCTTCGGCATCGCCCTATTCCCAGCATTTAGACGAGTACGTGATGGCGGAAAAGGTTGGCCGTGGGCAGGATGGACCGGGGGAGTGCTTCCCATACTTCAAAGACTGTCCCCGGAGTCTGTTCCGTTCGGCGCATAATTTCCAGCACAAATATCAAGagccggaacagcagcacagtAACTCGGAAAGGACAACGAATCGTCCGGAGGAGCACGATTCCGATGAACGATTTGGGAACGAGATCTACAACGACACCCACGAGGCGGAGTATCTGGTCCGGGAACCACGTGCCAGCCGgtcacggagcagcagcagcggcagcagcagtagtagtaacacCAAAGAAAACACCATCGTACAGCTGGAGCAACATGATCTCGCAGAAATGGCAATGTGA
- the LOC125955008 gene encoding tyrosine 3-monooxygenase, with translation MMAVAAAQKNREMFAIKKSYSIENGYPSRRRSLVDDARFETIVVKQTKQTVLDEARAKANDSSVESTVLQAQEQQQEDKLSQEIQQTVEDNDYDEEEIRMAAVDSLPHKPQEHEPSADDEEKEKDAGLTEEEVVLQNAASESPEAEKEVVRAAVVVRLRDGMGSLGRILKAVEAYHGVVVHLESRQSRSDGVQFDVLIKIDMARANLLQLIRSLRQTQSFGSVSLLSENNVNVKAPWFPKHASELDNCNHLMTKYEPDLDMNHPGFADQVYRARRKEIAEIAFAYRYGDPIPHIDYTETENKTWAAVFGRVKELMVKHACSEYIAVFRKLEEEKIFVKERLPQLQEMSDFLRKNTGFTLRPAAGLLTARDFLASLAFRIFQSTQYVRHINSPYHTPEPDCIHELLGHMPLLADPSFAQFSQEIGLASLGASDEEIEKLSTVYWFTVEFGLCKEKDEVKAYGAGLLSAYGELLHAISDKPEHRAFDPASTAVQPYQDQEYQPIYYVAESFEDAKEKFRRWVSTMSRPFEVRFNPHTERVEVLDSVDKLETLVSQLNTEMLHLTNAIAKLRQPFC, from the exons ATGAtggccgtcgccgctgcccaGAAGAACCGCGAGATGTTCGCGATCAAGAAATCCTACAGCATCGAG AACGGTTACCCATCCCGGCGCCGCTCTCTGGTTGACGATGCCCGCTTCGAGACGATTGTGGtgaagcaaaccaaacaaaccgtcCTGGACGAGGCCCGCGCTAAGGCCAATG ACTCCTCGGTCGAGAGCACTGTGCTACAGGCTCAAGAACAACAGCAAG AAGACAAACTTTCCCAGGAGATTCAACAGACGGTCGAGGATAATGACTatgacgaggaggagattCGGATGGCTGCAG TTGATTCGCTACCACACAAGCCCCAAGAACATGAGCCCAGCGCCGacgatgaggagaaggagaaag ACGCAGGGCTGACCGAAGAGGAAGTCGTGCTGCAGAACGCTGCCTCGGAGTCACCCGAAgccgagaaggaggtggtCCGTGCCGCGGTCGTCGTACGGCTCCGCGACGGTATGGGCTCGCTGGGGCGTATCCTGAAGGCGGTCGAGGCGTAccacggggtggtggtgcacctgGAGTCGCGTCAGTCGCGCAGCGACGGTGTCCAGTTCGATGTGCTGATCAAGATCGATATGGCCCGCGCTaacctgctgcagctgatccGCTCCCTGCGCCAGACGCAGTCCTTCGGTAGCGTTAGCCTGCTGTCGGAGAACAACGTCAACGTGAAGGCCCCGTGGTTCCCGAAGCATGCCTCCGAGCTGGACAACTGCAACCATCTGATGACCAAGTACGAGCCGGACCTGGACATGAACCATCCCGGTTTCGCCGATCAGGTGTACCGCGCTCGCCGGAAGGAGATTGCCGAGATCGCCTTCGCTTACCGATA TGGTGATCCGATCCCGCACATCGACTACACCGAGACGGAGAACAAGACGTGGGCCGCCGTGTTCGGGCGCGTCAAGGAGCTGATGGTGAAGCACGCCTGCTCCGAGTACATCGCCGTCTTCCGTAagctcgaggaggagaagatcTTCGTCAAGGAGCGGCTACCGCAGCTCCAGGAAATGAGCGATTTCCTGCGCAAGAACACCGGATTCACGCTTCGACCGGCCGCCGGTCTGCTGACGGCTCGCGATTTTCTCGCCTCGCTGGCCTTCCGCATCTTCCAGAGCACGCAGTACGTGCGGCACATCAACTCGCCCTACCACACGCCGGAACC TGATTGCATCCACGAGCTGCTCGGTCACATGCCGCTGCTGGCGGATCCCAGCTTCGCACAGTTCTCGCAAGAAATCGGATTAGCTTCGCTCGGCGCCTCGGAtgaggaaattgaaaagctCTCGACG GTCTACTGGTTCACGGTTGAGTTCGGACTGTGCAAGGAGAAGGATGAGGTGAAGGCGTACGGTGCCGGTCTGCTGTCCGCCTACGGTGAGCTCCTGCACGCCATCAGCGACAAGCCAGAGCACCGTGCGTTCGATCCGGCCTCGACCGCCGTCCAGCCGTACCAGGATCAGGAGTACCAGCCGATCTACTACGTTGCCGAGAGCTTCGAGGACGCGAAGGAGAAGTTCCGCCGCTGGGTGTCGACGATGTCGCGACCGTTCGAGGTGCGCTTCAACCCGCACACCGAGCGTGTGGAGGTGCTCGACTCGGTCGACAAGCTGGAGACGCTCGTCTCGCAGCTGAACACCGAGATGCTGCACCTGaccaacgccatcgccaaGCTGCGCCAGCCCTTCTGCTAA